The Bacillota bacterium genomic interval TGACCCAACACGATCTTTCTGGCTCGCTGACGGCCCTAATGGCCGATAGATATGGCCTTCCTATCCGTCGTTTCAGCGCCGAAATGGAGCCCACAGTGGCTTCACCGGACGAGGCCCGCCTTTTGCGGGTGAGTGTTGGGGTACCCCTGTTGAAGGTGGTGAGTGTGGCCTTTTCCAACAGAGA includes:
- a CDS encoding GntR family transcriptional regulator; amino-acid sequence: TQHDLSGSLTALMADRYGLPIRRFSAEMEPTVASPDEARLLRVSVGVPLLKVVSVAFSNRDLPVRYSLGWYRGDRLKFIVEDYDIVADLAPLSAVTTRSG